Sequence from the Tachyglossus aculeatus isolate mTacAcu1 chromosome 17, mTacAcu1.pri, whole genome shotgun sequence genome:
TTTTGTGGCTTATTCATTCTCTTGTGCCCCGTCTCTCCCCTAATCCAAGATGTGATTCTCCTGAATCTGTGGACGTCTCACCTACTATCGAGTCAGCAAGACAACGATTTATTTTGGTGTGcaaatttcattttctttgttCTATTTAATAATGCTCTATCAGATTGATAATTTTACTCCTTCAGGTCTCTAGATAGCACAGCCGAAAAAGTGAATTAAATGGCCCCAGAATAAGACCTGACCTTTCTCTGCCCGAAGTgcagcgctgactgtgggcaaatgCTTCAGGCCTCGCTCCCtaagagtaatagtatttattaagtacttactgtgtgccgaacagtgCACTGAACGATGGATGGGAATTACACAAGTAGGAATTtgataacagtccctgtccttggagactcacaatctaagggtctGTTCCATCCCAATGAGCAGGATTTGGCAGTTGCTGCAGCTTGGGACGGCAGGGAGAAAGCAGAAGCAAACACGTGCCCAAAGTCGCAGGCACTGTGGCCAAACAATGCCCCTTTTTCCTTGCTCCCCATGGTGCCAGCTCTCCTGAGATTACAGCATATGCCTCCTCACTGtcattcctgcctccagcctctccctgctccagtccatacttcactttggtgCCCACATCCTTTATCTTAAAAAAAGTTCTgcgcatgtctccccactcctcagaaacctacggtagttgcctatccatctctgcatcaaaaaggggctctttaccgttggctttaaggccACTCAGCCAGCTCGCTGTCTCCctcccctaccttacctcgctgatctcctgatacagcccacatactccactaacaccaacctactcacttggcCTCGATCTCGCTGCCCAGTTGCTGTCTCTGTCGATCCcttactcacatcctccctctggtttggaactcccttccctttcatatcctcctgcccaccactctcccaccttcaaagccttactaaaatcatatctcctccaagaaaccttccctaccATCTTTgttccccacccccatttcccctctttccctccttatgTATTtgggtgtgtaccccttaagcactgtgataccCCACCCCCAGGTCTGCAGCTCTTAGATACATATCCTTATTCCTCTGCCCCGTCCctgatctgaaatttattttaatgcctgtctcccccactagattataagttccttgaggccagagatcatgtcagtcaactctgttgtactctcctaattgctaagttaagtgctctgtacccagtaagagctcaataaatgttactggctGCTACTTTCAGCCTGGGGCTGACCAGAGTCCTGCCTGGCCCGAAGAAACAGCAACAGACATGGGGAtccagggggaggggtggggaggaacttccctctcctcccaattCAACCTGGGAGGCCAACCACCAGAGCACTTGCCTTGGACCCTACAGTCCCCTAGGGATACCCCTGGGGAAGTGATGCATTTCCTATCCTGACAAACGTGGTTTGATTTCATCCCCAGCACGAATCATAATTAATTTCAATTCTTTTTCCTCCACTGGGCAGCAGTCTTCCACTTCAGCGGTGCCAGGCTCTTGGAATCCCAGCCTCTTGAGTCTAGGTCATGGAACCTCCTGCAGCTCAAACAACAGGCCAGCAGTTTCCTAACGAGACCTGCAAAGTGCATTCTGAGTTCCagtggtcctctgatgcccatttTGGGTTCAGCGGAAAATCAGGGTCTCCATAGGCTGCACGTTCAGTCAGTGGTCTGGGAACAACCTTCCCATAATCGTTTTGCCTTTTGGCTTCTCCTGTAAGAGATGACTAACTGCAGCCTGGTGATGTGGGCTGCCTGCAGCCCAGCCAGAATATTCTGACTATCTCTTTTCGGAAACACTGCAGGCTTTGTCTTTTGCTTTATCGTGCTCTGAACATAACACAGAGTGGTTACTGTGCTCGCTTTGGACTGAAGTCTCCCTCTGCACTTTAGGGGGGcgggagaaggcttttgtgcaGCACTGCCATTGTCCCTCCCATGGCCCTCTCTGGGACACTGTTCATTGAGCCCTCAGTTAAGCGAGTTTAtttgggagagaggagatgaTGCCTCGTTTGTGTGGGTTTTATAAATGTATTAAATTCTTCAAAAAGCTGCTGAGAAAACAGTGTGTGAGGAAAATTAACTCTTCCTTGCGCTGCCAAAGTGGGCtgtgagttggaggaggaggctggaaatTCTTGCTTGCCTCAGTGTGTTCAAGCAGCCAGAGTGATCATATAATGTAAGTAATCCAGCCAGTTGGGGTCAGATCAGAGAGTCCTCCCGTTTTTTTCTctacttactgtgcacataggGCTTCCATCAACATTAACCAGGAAAACACGTGTGCATCCCTGGAAAGGGGGCTCTTGAGGATGCACAAAGAGCATTCCAGTCATGGAAAAGCAAACCATTTCCTGCATTTAGTCAAGGTGGGGCAACAGAGACTCTATCACAGGTCTCCAGCTCCACAGTTCACCCCTCCTGCTTGCGGAGTTGGCTTGAGAATCTTTTGCACAGCTGCCACCGATTTTTTTTCCGTAATTGCCACTGTTGCAAATAATGGTGAGGCCTGAAAGCTTATCCGTGCCCCTTTGGGTCACTTGGATGTGTACCGTTCACCAACATTAACTTTGCTTCTTTGATTAAGACCTTGGATCATCTCACCCCAGCGTTTCTGCAGTTAAATTAAGTTAcagcccctcttgactgtgagcttattgtggtcagagaacgagtctgccaactctgttcattcattcattcatatttattgagtgcttactgtgttcagagcactgtactaagcgcttgggaagtacaagttggcagcatatggagacggtccctacccaacagcgggctcacagtctaggagggggagacagacaacaaaacaaaacatgtggacaggtgtcaagccatcagaataaatagaaataaagctagctataactctgttatattgcactcttccaagtacttagtaaagtgtgctgcacactgtaagcactcagtaaatacaattgattttataAAGATGTGATGCTTGGCTAAAACATTTACATCTGAAATCGTGACTACAATAATCTCAGTCATGTAGTTTACTCAGAAATGAGAACTCTCTCAGATCATCGATAAAGAACTAAAAACCCTTTCCAATTTGTCATTTTGATCTTTGGTCAGATCGCCCTGATTTAGAAATGAAATAACCTTTTTTTCTGACGCTCAAGAAGGCTAGGGTTAAGACTTCCTTGGAAGCTGGACCATTGTTGGAGATtagatgggggaagaaaaaagcagAAAGGAAGACTGATTAGAGGAGAGATAAAGATGGATGGAGAAGAGCGGCACAGACAGGCAAAGAGAAATACACAGATAGGGGTGACAaacactttcactcattcacccACACACATTTTACAGACACATTAGTACTTACCCAAGTAATGCTTTCCCCGTATAGTAGCCAATCATGCTTTCatcagagtcagagagagagagaggctgtgtGCACCATATTGCTGCAGGACTTTTTTTCAAATGTGGGACTCCAGTTGATTTCTTTGGAGACCTGATTTCCCTACTTACTTTTCTACCAGGAATTTTTAATCTTTATATGCCAGTAAATAAATCATTCTTGGTTAAGGTATGCAGGAGGTCAGTGTTAAACATGGGGACAAAATTTACAGCCATGTGAAAGTAGCCCCTTTCAAAAAGATTCTTCTTCTGGCTCATTACCTGACCCCTCTCTCTGCTTGGTAACACTTGTCACCGCACAAGTGATTTGATTTGttctttcagtgcttagtacagctctggctctgccacttgtcttagagaagtctggctctgccacttagagaagcagcatggctcagtggaaagagcccgggctttggagttagaggtcatgggttcgaatcctggatccaccacatgtctgctgtgtgaccttgggcaagtcacttaacttctctgagcctcagttacctcatctgtaaggaggattaagactgtgagccccacgtgggacaacctgatcaccttgtatccccccagcgcttagaacagtgctttgtgcatattaagtgcttaacaagtgccatcattattattattattattatattcagtgaAACTTCTTAGAGTAACTTGTTAAAGATAGTAGTTCTTTGCCTTGCTGTAATAGCCCACCCTTTGAAAATTCAAAATTAAGTCCTCCCAAGTTAGTGGAACTGATACTCTTCCGGGAACCAAAAATGAACTTTCCAGTTAAGCTTCTCAACTGCTCTGACACCCCAGTAATTCAGTGTGAAAAAATGAATTGAGTGTCTTATTTACTGCCAGTCATTTTTACCTTCAGTGTTTAACTTTTAACATGACCGCAATGATATGTGAGTTGACGATACTTGAACATTTTGGCCATGTCCCCAAATGGCTGTGACCTCCAGGAAGCTTCAGCAGTAGGTTAGAACCTGTGGGCACAGCTTTTATACTGTGATCCGCTCACAAGCCATCATGAAGGTTGGTGGGAGAAGCCACTTAGGCCTGGCAACTTCCAAACTGCATCTTATTTTCCCAGCCGACACCTGGAGCTCTTTCTGGCTTTGTGGGGATGAAAAGCTGAGAGAGGAATTCCTGCAGCCACATCATCATTCAGACATTGATCGTGCTGCAAAGTATAGCAATGTGGGCATGCTGCCaggtgacccccccaccccccaacaccaccaccacGAAACCCATGTGAGGAGCCTGACCATTTTGGTTCTTAGTTATTTTTCGAGCTGATTCATCTGTCCACAATTGCTCATTGAGCTTGCAGAACATGCCCTGATTTTGCATCAGTCCTTCTATTCTTGGAGAAAGATTTAATTTCCACAGCACCTGGAAGCCTAATGCTTGTGTTCCCACTTTTGGAATTCACTACTCATTGTTCTTCTTGGAGTGGGTCAGATGAAATATAGACTACAGATGAGCCTTTGATGGAAAAGAAAATGGGCTTACAACGGTTACCTCATCTCAGAGGAAGAAAACAAAGACACAATCGATTGATTATGTTATGTGCACAGGGACACCAATTATGTGGGGACAATGAGAGCCATCGCCTCCAGAGAACTGGGActttaagacttttagactgtgagcccactatcgggtagggactgtctctatgtgatgccaatttgtacttcccaagcgcttagtacagtgctctgcacatagtaagcgctcaataaatacgattgattgattgattgattaaagccatgAACTGCCGGCCCTAACTCGCCCCTTTCAGCCCCACCCCTCTCCGGAAGAAGCCAAAAGCTGGAGTCGAAACAGGGCTTCTGGCTtcagctctctcccatccccagcctCAAGCCAGGAATGGACGTTCTGAACTCTGCCTCAGCTATGGACTGGCCTCAGCAGAAAatggccttcccctccctcccagctgctttccaccagaagcagcgtggctcagtggaaaaagcacgggcttgagagtcagaggtcatgggttctaatcccggctccgccacatgtctgctgtgtgaccttgggcaagtcacttaacttctctgagcctcagtgacctcatctgtaaaatggggagtaagactgtgagccccatgtgggacaaactgatcaccttgtatcctcccccccagcgcttagaacagtgctttgcacatagtaagtgcttaacaaatgccgtcattattattattagcccttgtGGGTATTAgtttccccttccccaaccccatgcCTGTGTCTACACGTCCACTTACAtaactgtgtgtgtatgtgtgtgtctccaCCCACCTGACTGTAAGTGTATCTGTGCCTCTCATTTTTCCCAAGCCCTGCCTCCAGGAGAGTCCCGTTCCCAAATTCACCCCTACTATTGAAATGAAAAGCTGGCTCCCCTATACATGTAGGGAAAACATTATTACAGCAAGAGCAATTTGATTTATGGCCAAGCTGTAAAAACAGTGACGTGCCTCCTTAAGGGAGGGAGATACAGAATTTTAAGGGAATTTTTCTTTCTGTTAACTAACATAGGAGCTAAACGATCTTATTACAGTAAAGAAGAATTGTTCCCAAGGGGAAATGGGGGATCAagagaagaggtgggagggagagaagcagtgatgTGCAAACAAACCAAGGTAACCCTGTAGTTTCTGCCAGACAGGATTATCAAGAGTGTTGTGTTGAAACTCAGTGCCCTAATTTGGTGTGTCCCATTCCAGTTGATCCTTAAGCTAAGCAGGCCTCCTTATAGTGAATATGCTTTAGTATCTGTGGACCACTAGCTCTGTTGAGATTTCACCAGAATCACTGACATTCAAATTTCCCCTTTGGTTCTTATCAAAGCAGGGCCCAATTTTCTCTGTGTTATGTAAATGTCCACAGTAGCTAGAATGGTTCTGTAAACACCCAGTGGGGGCTAAATCtatatttgttgatgatgatgtacttgaATCCAAAAATATTTGTTTATCAATAGAAATTCACACCCTGAACCAAAACGGAAACCATTCCAGCATCTGGCTGGTTTTCCTTGGGCTGTTCTCACATGATTAGTAGCTCTCATATTCATCATACAAAACAACTATCATATCTATGAATTGTCAACTAGGTATCAAACAAACAGTCTCTTTATCCAaggtttctttctccctttcttccaggGACTGTTTCGTCATCCAAACGTACTGGGATTCCAGCTCCTCGGGAACTTTCGGCAACAATCTCGAGAGAGAGAGCTGTGTTGCGTAGTTCCCCCAGCACAAGAAAATCAGTCCCCAGTCCAACTTCTTCTGGTACACCCACCCCTACCAAACACCTAAAGAGCTCAGCCAAGCCCAGACAGGAGAATGAAGCTGGAGACAAGGCAATTCTGGAATCCCAGATTCGGGAACTCTTGGCAGAGGCCAAAACAAAAGATTTTGAGATTAGCAAACTCCAAAGCGAACTGCAGAAATGCAAAGAATTATCGACTGCAGACATCTCTGGTGGGGCTTCAGATCAAAATGTAGATGGGCTCGCTGATATGGACCCTTTAATAAGAGCTCTTCAAGAAAAGAACAGGACTTTTCAAAAGGAACTTGCCAGTCTGGGAGAAGAAAACCGGACCTTGAAAGAAAAACTGATTTACCTAGAACAGTCACCGGTCTCGGAGACTACAACAAGCAATTGCGGCGACAGCAGCCTCCAAACCCCTACCACTCAAGAGTCAAGTTTTGGGAGCCCAACCAAGAATCAGTTGCCAGGAGAATCAGATGAATACCAGCAGCATGTGAATGGAAACGCACTGCAAACACCAGGTTCTTCAAGCAGTGATGTAACCAAGGCTTCTTTGTCTCCTGATGCATCCGATTTTGAGCATATTGTTGAGGCTCCTTCTAGGCCCTTATCATCCAACAGCAACCCTTTCAAGAGCTCCAGATGTTCCACCAGTGGAAGTTCCCCCAATAACATCAGTGAACTATCTGTGGCCTCCCTTACTGAAAGGATCCagaaaatggaagaaaatcaCCACAGCACGGCAGAAGAGCTGCAGGCCACTTTACAGGAGTTGTCAGATCAACAGCAAATGGTGCAGGAATTGACCACTGAAAATGAGAAGTTAGTAGATGAGAAGACTCTTTTGGAGACATCCTTCCATCAGCATCGAGAGAGGGCAGAGCAGCTAAGTCAAGAAAATGAAAAGCTGATGAATCTCTTACAAGAACGATCAAAGAACGAGGAAGCCGGTGCTCAAGATGGGAAAGTCCTTGAGCTGGAACACAAGTGTACGGAGATCCTTGAAAAGGCACAATTTGAGAGGGAGAAGCTGCTCAACATCCAACAGCAGTTAACCTGCAGCTTGCGGAAAGTAGAGGGGGAAAACCAAGGTGCTTTGGAGATGATCAAGTGTCTGAAGGGGGAAAATGAGCAGTTGACTGGGTTTCTAGAATTGGAACGGCAGAACAACAGTCTGACAGCCAAGTCGTTGGAGGAGTGTAGAGTCAACTTGGAAGGGTTAAAGATTGAGAACGGGTCTCTAAGAGCTCAGCTGGATAGCGAGAAACAGAAAGCGGCGGAGATCAATGCGCTAGGAAATTCAGCCGATAGTTCCGAGGTCCATGAGATGTTGAGAGTGGCCCGGGCTGAGAAAGACCAACTAGAGCTGTCGTGCACTGAACTCAAGCAAGAACTACTAAAGGCAAAAAGTGAAATTAAACAAGTTCAAGGCCTATTGGCCAAGGTAAGGAAAACACTGCTTttatctgtctcctcttttaCCCCActcccctgttctcctttccaatTTATCTGACCAACCCCAAACCTGGAATCACTTTCACTGTTCACTTCCTTTACTCCTATTACCTCTGCAGGTGGGGACTGAGGGAGAAATTCCTGGAGCCAAACTGATCAGGCCTGTTGCAGATTCCCACCCTTGTAATACAAATCTGTGATACAACGAGGCTCTGACCACTGTCATTGTTATGTTTCTTCTTTAGTTGACTCTTTAGGCCTACATTGCAGGCATCGCGTGTGACGTCTCCAGTTGCTCTCTGTTTCACTTTGGCTTGTGTCCATCTATCACATCTGAGCTCTAGTCCTTAAAAGCAGCCTTAGAGGAGGAGacacccctcctcttcctgaaACTGAACACCTCCGTCAGGGCTCTGGGGCCTAATCCTCAAAGGAGAGTCTTTGGATTCCACAGTGAAGGtgggtgaatagagcacaggcctgagagtcagaaggacctgagttctaatcccgactcctccacttacctgctttgtaaccttggacaagtcacttcacttctctggacctcagttccctcatcagtaaaatggggattaagactgtgagccccatgtgggacagggactcacagattaacttggatctaccccagcacttagaacagtgcttggcacatagtaaggcttaagaagtaccgtaattattatccccACCACTCCCTTCAAACTGCTCTCACTAGGTGACTCCTCCTGGCCTGGGCTTAATTCTAACTGGGAGAAATATTTGGATTCTTCTGGTCAGAATGTCAAGAGCAAGTGCAGAACAGGAGGGATTTAAGGATCCAAAGCTCTTGCTGATACTTCCCCTGGGATATATCTTGGATTTGTCCCTTCCTCTCTGTTCTACAACCAAAACCTTGGTTTAGATTTTAAAAATATCAGGTCACAGCCTCCCTGCCAGTGTccagcctctttcccctccaattTCTCCCTTTAAAAAGTGAGAATGAGCTTCCCTCAACTGCAGTTTTGATCATACCACTTTTCTCTTCATTGGCTCCCAGTTCCCTCCTGCACTGAAAGAAAACTCCTGTTCATGGACTTAAAAGAACGCCTTTGCTatctcccatccccatctctcacttccttcctcttttcaCTTCACCCTATTCCGGGTGCCATGTGGTAGCCAAGCAAACCTTGCTGTTCTCAGACCATGTTTCACCTTTTCCTGCCTCCAGTTCTTCTGACTTTCCATTTCTCTATCCTAGAGCAcacttccccttttctccttctgttGAACGcaatccctttccttccttcaaacTTTGCAAAAGTCTGACCATGTCCACGAAGCCTTTCTAAACTAAACCCACTTGCCTCCCGTAAAACAGTCCAGCCCtttatcctttcctcttcctcatgATGCTTTTTGGAGCTGTAATTGTTCATCCATCTTTTTGTTAGTCATCTTTCTAGATACTTATAAAAGTCTTTTCTCTCCATAAGTTTCTGGAAAGCTGAGTGTGTATGCCCTTTCTCCTTAATATCGTCTCATAATCGCACGTAAACTCTGCTCTATTTGTAAAAGACTCTCAgtaaaggtaattgagtgcttgaCTAGAAAAAAATGGCCAAATTACTGAACTGTAAATATTTAACCAGAAAATAAGCATCTAGGAAGTAGAATTTAAAATTATATTCAAACAAATAAGCTTAAAGTATATTCTGAGACGTGAGACTATGTGGGAATGCTTTCCGGTTGTCTGACTCTGCCAGCTCAGTTGTGTCAGATATGATGTATTAGGGGAAATGCCAGAGATTAAGTTTTATTTACATATTTCCAGAAAAGAGATTGCTCTGATCTCTTTTCGTCACAACCAGGTTTTCATTTTACTTCATGACGATCACTCTTTGAGTTGTTCTGAGTGCTCTTTGGGCCAAAGGGTGGTAACTctttccttgtggacaaggagaaTGGAAAAATCCCCTCAGATTAATGCAGCATAATCTACTAATCCCAGGATTTGTAGCAATGTCTGGAAGATTCCCTTGGTGAAATCGATAGACCCTTTGTGAATTTACGGTTTTGTTTCTAAGACCAGTAAGGCTTTATATAATTATTGGATGTCAGTTCCACTAAAGAAAAGCACTGTAGCTGATGGTAGTCAGAACATCCTGCAGCCTCATTCAGGGAgctctatcatttttttttttaaattaaaagccTGGTTCAAAGTGACTGCCACAGAGTGCCTCAAACAAGCTTCCCTTATCCTTTGCTTCTTCCAAAGATGTGTCCCCTGAGTGTTGGGATCAAAGATGTGGCTGGAAAAAGGTATTTGGGGGCATATTTAGCCTCAAGGCACAtatcttccctttccccagccaAGAGTCATTATAATGAAACCTTTCCCCACGTGTTCTAATATCCACAAAATTTTCCTTTTCTACTCCCTCCTCTTctattcttttcttctctcttcaaTACTCTTCCACTCCATCTTTCCCCAAAGCCACAGACTccatcccatctctccctcccctgagcTTGGCACCACTGCCCATGCTTATTGGGTAGTCCAAGAGTGCTAGGCACAGCAATTTTAATTTAGTTTGTTGATGAAGATCAGCAAGTGATTAAAGTTACGTGATGCCACTGACTAATAACATAAGAAATAGTGATACTGGGTTAGTACCAATGGACTTTTTAACATGTTACTCCATCTCTGACAATAGTAACGGGCTGCTTGGGGAAATCGTGTATGATGATAGACTTCCTGGAAATCCATCCAAATGGTTAgctaccataataattgtggtatttattaagtgcttattatgtgctaagcactgaagtagatgcaagataatcaagccacacacaggccctgtccctcatgggactcacagtgaaagagatagaaagagcagttgtcttatctccattttacagatgagggaaccaagggacagagaagttaattgacttgcccaagatcacacagcagacaagtggctcaagGAGGACTTGAACCCAAGATTTCTGGTTCCCAGTCTTTTGCTTTTTCTGCTAGACCATGCGCTGTTCACAGCATCCATCTAGCATCCCTAACATCCCTCTAAGTGACCGATTGAGCCacttgtccatgaatttatccaaacggCTCTTGAACCTGCTGAAATTTTTGGCCTGCTCAACTTCCTgcagtaacaaattccatatgtttaccaccCGCTGTGAGATTATACTTGATCTGGCAGAATCATCAGAGAAACCATAGAAATGCAGATAATAAAGTGTACAGTTCTGTGAAAATTGGCTCTATTAACTCCGTTTGGAAACAGGcaacagaaataaaataaacaaagggGAAAAATTAGAAGACATTCCAGGAGGTTATAAGTAGTTTTGTACATTGCCAGAGTTTCAGTGTTTATTTGATCAAGTGACAGTTGCAAGGCTATTTTTTTAGGATTGAAGGGCAGGCCAAAAAGTTTGGCAATGCTCCTAGGTACTTTCTTCTCTGACTAGGATAGGTCTTTTTGGACTGGTGGGATTTCCTCTGTATTTTTCAAACCCTGTTAATGTGATAATACCCTCATACCAAGAGATTTCTGATTTGTATGAATGAAAATGCTGAGGGTCAGTGATCCACAGAAAGGTCTTtataacttttttttaatatgaCAGTATTAAACTTTTTTTAGCCTTTTGACTCAAACTCTTTCTAGCTGGAGAGTTTATTGTTTCTTTCCTGATCCAGAAAGTTGTCAGAGAGCAACTTGATTCACTGGGCAAACCCGTGATTGGCATCTCCTGCAGTTGCCATCCTTTAGCTGGGAGAGGGCACCGGGAGGAAAAAAATTGGATCTAGCTGGTAACGGGAGAAAGATCATGCCGAAAAGCACCTCACAATTTGAAAGATTTAGAAAGCCAGATGTGTTTTCTGATGGTGGCAAGACTGAAAAGAATAGAGTAGAGGAGGTACCCGACTACATTAAATTACCATGGGGTCCGTACTTAGTGTAGAGTAACTGAAAAACTGAATTCTCACAACCACCCAGTGGAGGATGGCACTTACTTATGGCCCAATTTTCCAGTTGCTTAACTCTTCCATTATCTAATTGTCAAGCACCTTTGTATCACCTTTTTTGAGAGAGAACTTCATTTCCACAGGTTCCAAAAAACTTATCCTTGCGTTTGCATACCTGCAATGCACATATCAGACTAAATGAGCAGTAAACAGAACAATCACATTACTCATCTTTGGGAAGACATCTTAAATGCACAGCTGCAGAGAAAGAGTTAACTCACAAGAGTCAGCTTCAGCATCCAGAATCAACTAGGCAAAAAATCCTAGCTGAAACAAGGATAGTTGGGCTAGCTAACATCTGGGAAATCTTGGAAGAGAGCCATTGCTTCATACCTTTACTGCTAACATTTCGGAATTTTAATGAACCTCCAATCAAGCGGACAtaatttcccctccctctccagtaATTATTACCTTTAGCTGCTAAAGGAATGCCAGCAGTTTCTAGCAAGCACACGTTCACTCAAGCCATACAAAAACTGTGGAGAAAACTTGTGGGAAGAGAGCCATTTTCTCAAACTCTCAGGGGACTAGAATTTCCTGCCATGTACATTCTCTGTAGAATTCTTGGGGAAATTGTAAATTTTCTTTAGAAATTTAAGTCCTCATTACGTACTTCACTCTGTCACTTCCAGTAACTTTTGATGGTCTTTTGGATGTCTCCCGGAGGGAGTCTGTTGTAATTACCCATTGTTTTAAAAACCTTCATTTCATAATGCTTAATCTAAAATTTTTCTTAGCTTCAGGCCATCCATTTCATTTCCTCACAGATGATTCATTCTGAAAGAGCCAACTCAGCTGT
This genomic interval carries:
- the SPECC1 gene encoding cytospin-B isoform X3 codes for the protein MKSAAKPWGTVAKQGSHGTDRGRPLPSASSGLKTSKSSTSLAFESRLSKLKRASSDDMLTKPASGVARIKKTATTGAISELAESRLKSNTGTVSSSKRTGIPAPRELSATISRERAVLRSSPSTRKSVPSPTSSGTPTPTKHLKSSAKPRQENEAGDKAILESQIRELLAEAKTKDFEISKLQSELQKCKELSTADISGGASDQNVDGLADMDPLIRALQEKNRTFQKELASLGEENRTLKEKLIYLEQSPVSETTTSNCGDSSLQTPTTQESSFGSPTKNQLPGESDEYQQHVNGNALQTPGSSSSDVTKASLSPDASDFEHIVEAPSRPLSSNSNPFKSSRCSTSGSSPNNISELSVASLTERIQKMEENHHSTAEELQATLQELSDQQQMVQELTTENEKLVDEKTLLETSFHQHRERAEQLSQENEKLMNLLQERSKNEEAGAQDGKVLELEHKCTEILEKAQFEREKLLNIQQQLTCSLRKVEGENQGALEMIKCLKGENEQLTGFLELERQNNSLTAKSLEECRVNLEGLKIENGSLRAQLDSEKQKAAEINALGNSADSSEVHEMLRVARAEKDQLELSCTELKQELLKAKSEIKQVQGLLAKVEKECSHLKELCDRQTEQLSRTSLKLQEKASESDAEIKDMKETIYELEDQVEQHRAVKLHNNQLISELESSVMKLEEQKLDLERQLKTMTKQIKEETEEWRRFQADLQTAVVVANDIKCEAQQELRTVKRKLLEEEEKSAKLQRELEEVQGGNSSLVTAS
- the SPECC1 gene encoding cytospin-B isoform X2: MGNQAGRPEEQEQGTVSSSKRTGIPAPRELSATISRERAVLRSSPSTRKSVPSPTSSGTPTPTKHLKSSAKPRQENEAGDKAILESQIRELLAEAKTKDFEISKLQSELQKCKELSTADISGGASDQNVDGLADMDPLIRALQEKNRTFQKELASLGEENRTLKEKLIYLEQSPVSETTTSNCGDSSLQTPTTQESSFGSPTKNQLPGESDEYQQHVNGNALQTPGSSSSDVTKASLSPDASDFEHIVEAPSRPLSSNSNPFKSSRCSTSGSSPNNISELSVASLTERIQKMEENHHSTAEELQATLQELSDQQQMVQELTTENEKLVDEKTLLETSFHQHRERAEQLSQENEKLMNLLQERSKNEEAGAQDGKVLELEHKCTEILEKAQFEREKLLNIQQQLTCSLRKVEGENQGALEMIKCLKGENEQLTGFLELERQNNSLTAKSLEECRVNLEGLKIENGSLRAQLDSEKQKAAEINALGNSADSSEVHEMLRVARAEKDQLELSCTELKQELLKAKSEIKQVQGLLAKVEKECSHLKELCDRQTEQLSRTSLKLQEKASESDAEIKDMKETIYELEDQVEQHRAVKLHNNQLISELESSVMKLEEQKLDLERQLKTMTKQIKEETEEWRRFQADLQTAVVVANDIKCEAQQELRTVKRKLLEEEEKSAKLQRELEEVQGGNRPVNEEAEFSETDAPSRWQGVCVSRASPTPSESAATVKSLIKSFDLGCPAGTGQSIPAHKAPRSPLSGIPVRTAPAAAVSPMQRHSTYSNAKPANKAIAKLAALPDLPLTDILKGRNEDLKPDHYLRKSPSLESLSRPPSLGFSNTRMLTPTLGGVKPQSKLSVERKDPLAALAREYGGSKRNALLKWCQKKTEGYPNIDITNFSSSWSDGLAFCALLHTYLPAHIPYQELNSQEKKRNLLLAFQAAESVGIKPSLELSEMMYTDRPDWQSVMQYVAQIYKYFET